In Paenibacillus hexagrammi, the following are encoded in one genomic region:
- a CDS encoding DNA alkylation repair protein produces MDQAYADKLEEIFRLHANIDNVQPMEAYMRNQFPFLGIRNPERVALMKRFYKDNGIPAGQEAVETAKAWWRLPEREFHYAAMDMLLKSRKDMPPKHVELLEEWVLTHPWWDTVDFIAPNLIGFHLQQYPKLTTNYVDKWLSSEQMWLQRTAILFQLKYKQNTDTELLFAVVRRMSGSREFFIRKAIGWALREYSKTDAAAVQAFVKSTELSPLSQKEALKVIQRNG; encoded by the coding sequence ATGGATCAAGCCTATGCGGACAAGCTGGAGGAGATATTTCGCCTTCATGCGAATATAGACAATGTGCAGCCGATGGAGGCTTATATGCGGAATCAATTTCCATTCTTGGGTATTCGAAATCCGGAGCGTGTTGCGCTTATGAAGCGATTTTACAAGGACAACGGGATTCCGGCAGGACAGGAGGCAGTAGAAACGGCGAAGGCTTGGTGGAGGCTTCCGGAAAGAGAATTTCATTATGCCGCAATGGACATGCTCTTGAAATCTAGAAAGGACATGCCGCCAAAGCATGTGGAACTATTGGAAGAATGGGTGCTAACCCACCCGTGGTGGGATACGGTAGATTTCATAGCCCCTAATCTAATAGGCTTTCACCTACAGCAATATCCTAAGCTTACCACCAACTATGTAGACAAGTGGCTCTCCTCTGAACAGATGTGGCTGCAAAGAACGGCTATTCTCTTCCAGCTGAAATATAAGCAGAATACCGATACGGAGCTGTTGTTTGCCGTGGTTCGACGAATGTCGGGGTCACGGGAGTTCTTCATTCGCAAGGCGATCGGCTGGGCGCTTAGAGAATATTCGAAGACCGACGCGGCAGCTGTGCAAGCTTTTGTGAAGTCCACGGAGCTTTCGCCGTTAAGCCAGAAAGAAGCGCTGAAGGTCATTCAGCGAAATGGGTGA